TGAGTTCTTCTGTGTCGTGGGGCAGTCAGATTTTGGACACACTCTGGCCTTAAAATATTTTCAGCCAAAGTGATTCCATGACAGAGCTTATGGATTGCTGGTATTATAAGCTGATGGATAAGTTTAAGAGTTTCTGTAATGTTCTTGGTGGAACATGCAAGAACATCAATGTAGTAACCAAGCTGTCCTCCTAGCTCAACTCTAATATAGATTCCATTTATGTTTATAGAAATTAGGTACTTCTCAAGACTATAAGTAGCACCATGCTGGTTCCTTAGCCCCATAATTTTGTTATGGAGATGCACCTGGGTTTTCAAACAAATGAGATTAGATTTAATAGTAACTTAACAAATGATTTTGAAGAGTTGCTCTTTAAAAGTGATTTTGTTGTTGGGTTTCCATATTGCAGAGGCAGATGCAAATTATTAGTAGAGTCAAGATAGATAGTATTAACTAAGTGTATATGCACATAGGCCATGCAATGGAATGACTTTTGAACTAAAGACAGATTCAAAAGTcaatataactttttttttttaattaataacgGATAATCTAAATAATGGATGTATAGTTAGTCTAAGACAAACTCAGTAAAATTTATTGGATAAAGCAAAATAAAATAACTTTTAGTATTACTTTTAATCATCTAAGAATCgactttttactttttttttacttttgataCCACactttccaatttttttttcttttcttcattgTACTATTCCCCTAATACTATAAACTAGACTATAAAATAAGAGAGATGGTTTCcttaattatattttttcttaaaaacaaATGATTATAAAAATGGATGGTGCAAAACTTGCCTGTAATCTAGGAAAGAAGCCTGGTGTGAGAAACATATGGCTTGAATCATCACACTCAAGATGCCTCCCAGCATAAACACAGTCAGGGCTGCTTAATTGCCATCTCTGAGGCTTTCCTCTGCCTTCTTCAAGAATTGAGGGAATGAGTAGCAATGAATTAGGATCAGACGGGTCTTGTTCATAACACAGTTCCAGTTTAAGCATCATTTTCACAAGGTCACTTGCATCTAAGTTTTCAAACACCTTAGAGCTCATTCCAGGAATCTGGCTTTCCAAACTTCTCTTTAAAATCTTCTCCAACTCTTTTCTGCTGATGAATCCATTCCTCTCTGTAGAACTCTGCTTTCTCACACCTAATCTTAATAGTTGGCCAAGAATGTCACCACAGAACCACTCACAATCTAAGATCAAGAATCCCAGTTCATCAAAATATATTACTTCTCCTATGTGATGAAGACAAGTGGCAACAGCCCTTCTTCTCATTTCTACCTTCTCTTTGTTGTCGTGCCTTGATCGAATTCTCAGTGGTGGAACCTTTACTTGACAAACCTCGTCGAACTCTTTCCACTTCATGGCAGGCTTGTTGTAGTTCTCTGATCTCCAATCTGATAGTATTTGTATCAGATCATTGCAAAGCTGGTAAATTCTGGGTACCCTTTGAAGAATTGTCTTGCTTGTCATCCGAAGGTGGTGAGTGAGTTTAGTGACCGAAGCTGATGATCTTGCATCAACAGTGAACACCGTTGGATAGAAATCAACGAAGCCTTGGAATTTGTCTCTCAATCTCTGGATTGAGTTTGCTGCACCCTGCAAATTTGGTGATGGTTGAGTCATCTTATCATGGTGTGTGAGTACTATGGTTACATTTGGTAGCATACATTGTTGGACTGCTTTTCTTGAGTTGGAGACTATGAACCTGAGCCAATATTGGAGGTCTTCTTCTATCTCTATTGGAGTCTTTGGTTCTCTGTTGCTTGGCTTTCTGAATAAACTGGATATGATGAGGAAGAATGATGCACTTCCATGTCCTGGAAACATGAGATCATGAAGGGAATAAAACTCATGCTGACCACCAAGATTCCATATTGAAATTTTTGTATCTTCATCTTTGAAGGATTTGATCTTCATCCCAACTGTTCTAACCGCTTGTTCAACTGGGTTTACTATACTTCTTACTTGGTCAATGTAGGGAAGTTTGAAAGTGGAGAAGTTTTGTGATATGGAATTACAAAGTGTACTTTTACCTATGAACAGAAatgaagaaaataataataataattaataatccaaaagttAAAAAGTTAAAAAAGAGAATTAGTAATAATTCTTCAATTTTATATCTTGACAAAGTTCATTACCTGCATATTCTTGCCCACAGAAGAAAACTCTACAACTCTTAGGTACTGTTAGTGGCATGTCCTTGAGAGTGTCCATGTCCATTTCAGGTTCAGTTTTCCCATTCTGACCTAACCTTTGATGAATTCCATCTGCTTTTCCGGAATTCTGCAGTGGTGTTCTTTCAAGATCAATCTCTTCAATCCAAGGATTCACTTGTAGGGTCTCCATGATAGTCTGTAGTACCAATTCTCCTTGAACCCCTTTGCAGCcatgtaaagacaagtatttcaAGGAGGCATTCCTCTGTAGACTTGTAAAGATTTTCACAAAATCATCTGATCTCAAACTCTCATCATCATATATCCCTAATCTAGTCACAGTTTCATTGGTTGTCAGAAACTGTAATATGGCTGCAAGCCCATCTCTTCCAATCTTGGTTCTACGACCTCCAAATGTCAAAGATTTTAGAGTTATATTTGCTTGGTTTTGCAGGGCTGAGAACCTGCTCAATGGACAGAGTAAATGTTCTACTCCAACTCCTCTAAACCAGTTTCCATCCAAATATAAGCTCTCTAGCGTCTTGTTCTTAAAGAGTCCAGCGGCTACATATACAACTCCCTTGTCTTTCAGGCAAGTGTTTGACAAGTTAACCTCTTTGATGATCTGATTCTGTTCCAAAACCCATCTGAACTCCTTCGCCCACCGTGATTTGAGCCGGACTCCAGTCATGTCTATAGACTTAACAGTTGTGTTCCACCCCAAAGCACAGGCAACTCTGCAGGTACCTGAGACATCCAGCTTGTAAATTCTAAGTGTGCTGTTCTCTGGTACAAATTCCACCACCTTTGAACTTTTGTCTCCATGTTCTCCAGTCCAAACATGAACTTCCATGGTCCTATTTCTTGCCAATACTGCTGATATAAGTGGAGTTGCAGTGATGGAGTTGGAATCAAAGATGGTCAACAACTTCAGTGTTGAGTTGACTTCAATCATCTTTGAGAGCTCTTCTGCTCCTCTTGATCCAATGGAGTCCTCCCATATCTGAAACTCTTCCAAGCTATCATTCACCTTAAGAGCAGAAGCAAGAAGCTCAGCCCCAACATAACCAATAGCTGATTCAGAAAAAATTATCTCTTTGATCACTCTATTCCTCTTCAAAATCTCAGATAGCTCAAACATACATTCTCTACTCAATTGGTTCCTTCGAAAAATAACTTGCTTGATGTTTGAGTTACTCTCAAGCAACACGCCAAGATTTCTCAGGTGCTGTACATCCCATTCTACCCGGTGAAACTCCAAGTTTCTCAGACATGGTTGGCTGCCACCCTCGGCAGCTGTGCCTCCCAAAACTGAGAGAAGCTCAGAGAAGTATGAGAGACTGTCTTTGGAGATGTTTATGTTGATGGAGTTCTCAGTTTCTTGGTAACAACCTGAAGGAGGGGGCTGAGAATGGTAGAAGGAGATGCTGTATAAACTTAGGCTCTGGGATTTGATAGCAGCCAGAACCCATTGAAGATCTTTAAGGTTCTGACTTGTTGCCATGGTTACATGAGCAAGAAACTTGGAAGGTTTAAGAAAGAGATGATGAGTTATGAAAAGATGGGTATTCTCTAAAACAgttctttaatatatatatatatatatataattatatagtaTGGTAAAAGATTAGCATTCGGTTCATGGATTTGTCCAAATTGCACCTTTTGTGTCTGATATTGACAACGAAGTCCACTGGGATAAGGAAAATGTATACAATACAATACATCATTAAAATTTTCTTATTCTCTTCTTGTGCCTCAAGGTATGAACTCCTTTAAGCCATCTAGTTCCAAAATTCCAGGTATGAATACCTTACTTTGTTTTTTTGCACCGATTAGAGCATGGCTGCACATTCCAAACTTGATCAAATGACGTTATAAGTGGCTTTTAGACGGATGGATTATATAGATTTTGGATTTAGTGCTCTTTCataaatattaagaaaaaaataacctacccataattttaaaaaaaaacattatttaattttatttatataaaaattactAAGTACACAAATTCTCTATTATATTAAATGGGagcagtataaatatatatatataaatatatatatattatatttattgtgTTGGTGATTCGTGTGAATGCTTTACTTTTTATTTGACATTTGGGTACAGAAAATGTTACCGTTTCCATTCTCTTCTTTTCcctttgaaaaataaatattaataataataagggaATCCAAAAAAGTAAGCAGCAGAGGAAAAAAAGGGGGAAACAGAGTGTTGGACAGAaaaaccttttctttatggatcTCAATCATGAAATTTATACTATTCACTTTGAAGTAGAAGGAAAGCTTTGTAATAAGTTGAATTTTTTTAGGAGAAAAAAAGAGACCATACTAGACATCATGACAAAGAATCGAAATTGATTCTCAAGTTGATCAAGGAACAAGATCAATTAAGcttggaaaaaaaaacattgacCAAGTCATCCTGAATTGATGCTGTCATATTGACTGACAATAACTTTTTTTTTGGAACAAAATCAAGAATAACCATACTTTTATGCAAGCAAAGATTAAAGAATAAACCAAAAAtgggaaaataaaataatttagtgTAGAATTGCATGGAACTCTTGAGGCAAGTTTGAGAAATTAAATGGAATTCTTTCAACAAAAgagtgagagagtgagagagagagagagagaaattaaATGGAAATATAGTATAGTACCACTTCTTAGAGCACTCCTAATGAATGAGTTAAAATGTGTTATTCtgtataatatagagaaaaaatgatTAAGTAGCCTTCCAATaggtgatgtaaagttatatttttttacctaaatgaatagtatttctctataggtagtgaaatactattcatcaagctataaatattttattatttttttataaacttgtttatatatatgagtgtgatactattatatttaattattttatttcttaaaatgaataaaatattttaaaaaatataatatataaatgatgcagagaaaaaatagaaaagtaaatgtatggtataatataaaagtttgaggtaaattataataatgtatgttttggtgatatattttgtaatacactttctctataatatttagctaaaactcataaaaacatctttcatcagctcatttatacatatatttataatagctattgTTTACCgggattttcggaaactatattaatgaaaagtaagcgagattaatgatatggaatttaaaaggtataaacaagatttttacgtggttggggcgttaatgagccttagtccacgagacagttgtattagagcttggaaagtcttttacaatggagtttctctctatgttttaacagagtaactgtatacaagctgAAGAAAAGTCTGTTCTGCAGTGCTCtatcacctgtatttataggctcacaggagcatTGGGCTCGGGTCGGGCATGACCCAGGCCCATTAAGGATATAAATACCCTTGGCTTCTctgtcggaagcccaatacaaaggatacaAATACAAAAGGCTAAGAATGACCGAAgcccactggggcagcccaaagcctatatttcgcccgacaaaatggggcttttggtttGGGCATTCCGAGTTACGAGACAGATTCAGGGAAAAAAATCAGTCAGTGTActggcagcgcaggtctgaaccagcggcgtgcaatcctaaggtggccttttccgtaggtgaaaagtggggacagccCCCATGGGtcatggggcggcttcagggtcacggacgccttttcctgccaacctggaggacttgacccgggttcgttcacctctgtccctcttcgtttaccgcaGGCCtggatcgtttaccaggctccgggaccgttTCGCGTACACCTCGACCGTAACCCCAACTGGCTACACATCTCCCGGACGATCGTCCTAGATCATCTTTCCTGAACACCGTCCGGGTCTAGACCCACACTTGGACCGTCGTTCCCGGTCATTCCCCTGCTaagcgggcctgggctgggcccaaatCCAATTGCCCAAACtgtgggcctggaccaccgtcccgggcccaaggcaggaaatggggataacatttaccccccaagccttcgcttGGGTCTgcgaggtggaggcttgccttgctcccggatactccacggttgccttcccagttcctgcttAGAATTGTGGGTCCGTGGCAAAGGGCAGTGACGCTGGGCGCACGCGGAGCCCGGACCATCTACCAATGTTCGGGTCCGTTTACTGAAGTCCCGCTTCGTGGTGAGGGATACACGTGTCGCCAAGCGACTGCTGCAACGATGGCACTtgacctcgaaaggtcacctaaccaccccaagggtcgctaggcctaggctagtgcgtcagcatggattccgaagcgtcccatccgcacgggggtctTTCATTAATGCTTCTAcgctgaggtggaccgtaggatggggcgacctttgaaaTTCCCCTCTCTTGGGACGTTGGATTGAAATGGTGAGGATCCAGCTCTTgagtgctcattaatgcccctgcacgattatggaccgtccgatgggggaATTTCTATCCGCTAGATCAGAGACCGGGATTTGGGTCTCTATAAATACTCCTCAGacattcatttgaaacttttacactctcgagcTATTTCAAGAACTGAGGATCTGTTTATGTCCGATATCGCCGACGACATCTTTCACCACCTGCTCACTCTGTGCCGTCGCCTTTTTCCAACAGTTCCAGTGTCTGCACCTCCACCTGAGCGCACGTCCTGGGCCTGTCCTATCGACGAGTTGCTGAACCGCCTTCACCAGTTCAAGAACGAGATTCTGCCGTCCTTAtcgtcggacaaccaccatctttAATGGCCAGCTATTCACAGTAAGTCTTTCTGTCTTTCTTCTTGGTAAATACATGAACGTAGGTTGTCCTTTTGTTCATAtgcttaggctgctagaactTGCTTACGCTTAGGAATAGTgctaggaaggccgcctggtccGGGTTGCTCCGGGTCCGGATGCTTCCTGGACAGACGGTGGAGCCTATTTAGTAGCCCATTTTTCATTCCCGATCTGGGTCTCGCGGTTCTCTGGTGAACCCggacctgatccggaggggactccaagcagtccgtaggaggccccccgtaccttaaccgactttcttgggttttggtattgactgcttggattcttttctttgttcccagatcatcagccATGACGTCAGGCGTCACCCTTCATTCGGAGGAGGAAGTTAACAGGGCCCCCGTCGCCCTCCCTGGGTTCCGGACCCCCaaaggcaacagatgggagatggacacgGTGTCGAACCTGTTCCGGATATATCGGATGATGTACATCCTGGAGAAGcgcctgggcatagagtccactcccggactcttccacaaccgcATGGCCAGGATAGAGGAGCAAGCGCATACTTCCGTGGaagggttcggggcctggagcgctggccacatcagtgcgggtgCCACACTCCCGCTTCACGACTACTTCGTGCGATTCCTGACATACGTGGGAATCACACccttccagcttctgccccaagACTACCGACTGCTTGTGGGATGGCGCGTCTTCTGCGCcacgaaggagatcgcggagccgaccCCCGCGAaaatcttgtatttctacaagatggaaccgcaggtcaatgccaaggacaagaccttggatggCTTCTATAGGCTGAAGCCGCAAGGTAGCTACCCCGCTCCCACAagctcctggaagcatcccccggacatccggcattactggttcatgacttccgggttcctcgtggagaagaaccccacgctgctgctagacttccagcgagtgggtaagtgcttcctTGACCCTTAGCTGGccaatttttatttttcctttttttttttctttttgtttctcaTCGTGTTACTTTGGGTGGCAGGACCTTTTTCCCAGACtcctctcacccagttcatcttggACCGGAGGAGGTTTTACTCCGAGCTTAGCGCAGAAGACCTGGACATAGGAGGCTACGTCAACACGGACAACCTCCGACTGGCCGGGATGCTCGCGGCCCACCAGACTATCGTCATCCCGAACCTTCAGGGAATTTAGTGCGAGAAGATTGCCGTCAAAGGGAGCAGCTGGCCCTGGAGCATATCGCGGAGGTGGAGACTGCGGCGCGAACGGACGTGGCCAAGCAGAAGAAGGACCTAGCCCAAACGAAGGCAGCCGATTcagaggagctggaagccctcttcgagGAGGCCCTGCCGAACACGGGTacccccggggctagcgtatcagggcgaggtaactcacctttgatcttaacttatgctccccaagttggggacttagccagggataggctagcacctcgaggccccgcgttcggggctgacggggagatgCGACCTTCGTCTCCCATTCCCGTAGGCTCGGAAGTTCTCATGTTCTCGTCCGGGTTCCTTTAGTATGGGAATTTCTTAaacccggatgacatgggggatcgagtctaCTCTTTCGCATTAGATTAGTTGAGTCACGCCCGAGGCTTAGAGAAGGGTTCGTCCCAGGTCACTCTTAGTTTTGATTTCGATTTTCCTGTTTAATCGTACTAACTCTTTTTTATTTGCGTTTGTTGCAGGAGACTCAAACATGTCTACCCCCGTGGACGAGATGAGGCAACTCCTCAAAGCCTAGGCCGCGAGGGCAGCCAAGGTCGCGGCAAAAAAGGCTGCCAAGAAGAATCCAGAGGTGCCGGGCCTGGACCCCTCCCTCAACAAGGAGACGCTGGGGCGGAACCTCGACCCGACGAGGGTGCAATTGTCGTGGCCCCTGTCATGGCCGTGGACCCAGCTGCCATCCCTGGCCTTGCCCAACCCCCGGTGATCGATCTGGAGCCGGAACCCGCGGTAAGTCGGAGTTCCGGGAAGAGGGCCTTGGACCTGGGCGCTGCGAAGGCCGACTCCGGGAaaaagaggccccggacgaggcaGGCTGGTTCAGCTGGTGAGTCGCACGGGGAAAGCCACCTCGCGGCGAAGGAGATTCCCGTGTTACCGGCCCTCCCCATACACCCGGCACTACTCGAGGAGGGGGAAGCTATCTTGtgggacgagcagtcccggctCATTTCCCGGACCTGGGAGAGTGGTCGGGACTGGAGAGATGAGACGTACAAGGCCCTGCCGATTCATCGTCAGGTTGAGTTCGCTGAGCGCCCGGCGGCTTTTAGCGTGCCCCAgacgatcgtggatcggccagctgCCGAGACGGACTTTCGCCCTaagctggggcaggacacggccccTTTTGCGGCGGACCTGTTGGAcaaggtggggaacaccatgtctaaCCTCCAACTCAAGCGAtatgccaccatcgccaacccGGACATGTTGTTCATCTCCTGGCTCTCCGCCATCAAGCCACCGCAGTAAGTTTACTTCGTGTCTTTTTCTTCCCCCTTTTTATTCGTTTGTAAGGATTCTTCTAACTGTCctttgttccaggatgctctGCTGTCCCACCGGAATGCTGACTTGACGACCGAGGCAGCCATGAAAATGAAGACGCTCCAGTTGGAGCTGAAGGCGGTCGTAAATCAAAGGGAGGCCACCAAGGAGGTCCTGGCCAGGGAGACGGCCCAGGCTCGGGAGACTTTGAGAAAAGCGGTTGCTCAGGTAGACGCGGACCGCGCAGAGTTCGACCGAGTCAAGGCCGGGCTTGAAGAGGCCTTGTCTCGGAAAGAAACCGAGGCCAACGAGAGGGCAGctataatgccctacttccttagagccgttaccaagtgagtttaaaaatgtgctttcaactcgctaatcgaggttttaggtcaaatagtgtaattaagccataaacagagggaaaaactttagaaataattccatttcattgaaaatcataaaagtttgacacctgggatcccaaaatacagtttagaagcATTTACATCataaaaattgaaccaagtcgactaaacgacaaaatctaagtttatttacaaccatctcccaaaatcctctggctgtggcagccagactggcccaacatgtacacgccgcctcacgcctgctacactcatggttggttggctttctccttacccttacctgcaccacagagcatctgtgagccgaagcccagcaagaaaacccacaaacagataacatatgcaaaacatataccaagcatataaacaggccaccaatgggctaaacacatacggcctagctgtcccaggcgcttaccaggccctgggttcgcggtccacaccgtgaggatatcccaggtatccttttagagtctcgccctggcaactcgcactccatgtgctcaatgctgctcccggccccttgccgttctcggcctcgcactcaacgtgcctaacgccgttcccggccctttgccgttctcggcccctgccgaccccggcctacaccgttcccggtgCTTGCCGATcgttcacataattgcactcaaagcataataaacaagtgcagaatactagcaaatacaatcaAGGGGCAATGCcttgcaattcaaacacattgggctcagccctgcatacaagctctatgggaacaagggttttcttacctgagtcccgagctctccgagcaccgatgtcccgagcacagtcctctaacttgagcctcgtcgaaaccctagtcacaacacattaacaatacccatccatcaagttctaatccaataaataacttcgagccataactctaacctccgggaccttgaattctatcaatccgggtgataaaatccatcccgagccttaaccattgagttcccaaacctaaacacccttaaaaacacaaactagctctaagagtcgcggcccccaccctcaagcgccgcggctagcctcaaaacagaggctagcacttccctgcaacacacacgggtcACGGCGCGCACACCAAGCGCCACGGCGCGCATGagacttctcggcctcccatggtcgCGCGCGCACACAGGCCGCGGCATGCCCATCCTTGGGCCGCAACCCTCACCTCCAACCCAAAAATCTTCATCATCTTTCTACATTTTCCCCAAGCCACTtcacccaaaacttagctaacaatcctagataatcaacacaatcattccagctcaatatcagcaTCAAAATCCCATTAcaacctgctccaaaactcagctaaagTACCCAAGAACATATcaaattctacccacatgcataaccTAAAAACCAACTGAAATTCAAACATAATCCCCatagttagagcttacctttaCTGTGTTATGCTTCTGAACTGGTTCCTTAAATGCTTAGCCCTTAGTTCCTTAACTCCAACAGCCCAAAGTCCTCAATTCTTGACTAGTTCCACCAAAGTTCTccttgatatgccttagagatagaaggtgagagagagagagagtgtaatGAGAAGCTATCCTCAACTGGGAAAGAGAGTATATGTCGGTTTCACTAAGTTCTAAAtaattcttcctttttgttttattcaacttaagtctatgtggttacctcaaggctcgaggtaccaaaacgtccccgagggaaaaatggtaatttttcccaatattcccttcTAGACATTTTATCCTCaagtatatctccaaatatttattttcttaacccgataaccccatataataactaatgcccgaactacccctcgactcgccccgagtcggattctcaaccctgttgtgactttctggctaaccgctccccaggactgtctcggatcgtgctgtacagacatatcacatatatataacagttatcacatttatacccctaatatccagacggggtccacatgctcatttaactcaactaaacatgcatcattatcatatattcacataaatccacatattagcatattaaatcatttattgccctccaggcacactaatcaaggctctaagccctattagcaaattcgggtcgttacagcagCCCTTCTGGAGGCGGCTGCGGTTCAGTCTGTCCGAGACGGGGAGAAGATCCAAGACTTGGAGACCCGGGTCCGCGAGCTGGAGGGCTCTCTTCATGAGGAGATGACGGCGCATGAGGAGACCCGCCGCGGAAAGGAGCAGGCGAATGACTTGCTGCACGTCACCTTtgaggaggccatctacatggcttggCGCAAGGACAAAAGCATGAACCTCCTGATCTTTCTCGACCCAAAATCAAAGAGGGCTGAATTcaaggccaaggagaaggaagacaCGAAGCTTCTGGGGGATGAAGCCTAGGCTCGGATCTTCGCCTTgcctcttttttctttcttttttataattttgtaataactTTTTCGGACGCGTACGCTTCCAAGAAAATTTATATTGCTTCCTCCGATTTATCTTATTTCTGTTATTCCTTAGAAATTTCCTTTTATCACCGTGCATGACTGattctgagggtttggtcccggttccaatggcctggactAGACCAATTTTGACTTTAGCTTGTCAAATTGTCTCAGTCCTACCTGCCTAATCTTTAACTTCGAAAACCTGATGGCCTGGGCCAACGGGGTTCAGAGAGTTTACCGCGAAACTTGGTTCCCTTACTCTGCCAGTCGCGGGCCACGGCCTTGCCGTGGGGCATACCGGATGCATTATTcacccggacatcattcgtccggggtgggaccagcctgaggcttggtcctcttgatttatacccccagacatcattCGTCCAggatgggaccagcctgaggcttggtcctcttaatttatacccccggacatcgctcgtccgggtgggaccagcctgaggcttggtcctcttaatttatacccccggacatcgttcgtccagggtagGACCGGCCTGAGGCTtagtcctcttaatttatacccccggacatcgctcgtccggggtaggaccggcctgaggcttggtcctcttaatttatatcTCCGGACATtgctcgtccggggcgggaccagcctgaggcttggtccacttaatttatacccccagagatcgttcgtccggggcgggaccagcctgaggcttggtccactTAATTTATATCCCTGGACATCGctcgtccagggcgggaccagcctgaggcttggtccacttaatttatacccccggacatcgttcgttcggggtgggaccagcctgaggcttggccctcttaatttatacccccggacatcgttcatccggggtagGACCAGCCtcaggcttggtcctcttaatttatacccccggacatcgttcatccggggtagGACCAGCCtcaggcttggtcctctt
The Humulus lupulus chromosome 6, drHumLupu1.1, whole genome shotgun sequence DNA segment above includes these coding regions:
- the LOC133782312 gene encoding protein TORNADO 1 yields the protein MATSQNLKDLQWVLAAIKSQSLSLYSISFYHSQPPPSGCYQETENSININISKDSLSYFSELLSVLGGTAAEGGSQPCLRNLEFHRVEWDVQHLRNLGVLLESNSNIKQVIFRRNQLSRECMFELSEILKRNRVIKEIIFSESAIGYVGAELLASALKVNDSLEEFQIWEDSIGSRGAEELSKMIEVNSTLKLLTIFDSNSITATPLISAVLARNRTMEVHVWTGEHGDKSSKVVEFVPENSTLRIYKLDVSGTCRVACALGWNTTVKSIDMTGVRLKSRWAKEFRWVLEQNQIIKEVNLSNTCLKDKGVVYVAAGLFKNKTLESLYLDGNWFRGVGVEHLLCPLSRFSALQNQANITLKSLTFGGRRTKIGRDGLAAILQFLTTNETVTRLGIYDDESLRSDDFVKIFTSLQRNASLKYLSLHGCKGVQGELVLQTIMETLQVNPWIEEIDLERTPLQNSGKADGIHQRLGQNGKTEPEMDMDTLKDMPLTVPKSCRVFFCGQEYAGKSTLCNSISQNFSTFKLPYIDQVRSIVNPVEQAVRTVGMKIKSFKDEDTKISIWNLGGQHEFYSLHDLMFPGHGSASFFLIISSLFRKPSNREPKTPIEIEEDLQYWLRFIVSNSRKAVQQCMLPNVTIVLTHHDKMTQPSPNLQGAANSIQRLRDKFQGFVDFYPTVFTVDARSSASVTKLTHHLRMTSKTILQRVPRIYQLCNDLIQILSDWRSENYNKPAMKWKEFDEVCQVKVPPLRIRSRHDNKEKVEMRRRAVATCLHHIGEVIYFDELGFLILDCEWFCGDILGQLLRLGVRKQSSTERNGFISRKELEKILKRSLESQIPGMSSKVFENLDASDLVKMMLKLELCYEQDPSDPNSLLLIPSILEEGRGKPQRWQLSSPDCVYAGRHLECDDSSHMFLTPGFFPRLQVHLHNKIMGLRNQHGATYSLEKYLISININGIYIRVELGGQLGYYIDVLACSTKNITETLKLIHQLIIPAIHKLCHGITLAENILRPECVQNLTAPRHRRTQFVSLQQLMQALLSVPADGMYDYQHTWEEVSDSGRPILKGGFDLARDLLSDDDFREVLHRRYHDLYNLAVELQVSPETNPDGTELQASSTGDENEKVDPSLGGIAKGLEVVLQRLKIIEQEIRDLKQEIQGLRYYEHRLLTELHRKVNYLMNYNIQVEERKVPNMFYFVKTENYSRRLVTNMISGMTALRLHLLCEFRHEMHVVEDQMGCEMMHVDNMAVKSLAPYMSKFMKLITFALKIGAHLAAGMGEMIPDLSREVAHLADSPLLYGAAGAGAAGAVAAGAMGAAAMGRADGRNRSRYGDRRDIQQDQKTAQQWVVDFLRDRRCSTGKEIAEKFGLWRVRYRDSGQIAWVCRRHMHFRAQEIIEVPI